Proteins co-encoded in one Ruegeria sp. HKCCD4315 genomic window:
- a CDS encoding NAD(P)-dependent oxidoreductase, with the protein MAQGQMAPGIVAGRLSSDELTSNFTDLHPPLAPHEAAVAADRCYFCYDAPCVTACPTDIDIPLFIRQIQAGQPQSAGRTILEQNILGGMCARVCPTETLCEEACVREAAEGKPVEIGRLQRFATDDIMASGAHPFERAAPTGKTVAVVGAGPAGLACAHRLAMLGHDVVIHESKPKPGGLNEYGIAAYKSTNDFAQAEVDWLLKIGGIAIETGSVLGDSISLDGLLENYDAVFLSIGLAGVNALRAGGVDKDGVRAAVDFISDVRQASDLSHLPVGRNVVVIGGGMTAVDAAVKSKLLGAEHVTIAYRRGRDAMGASRYEQDLAASHGVRILTNVQPVAVHGNGTAAEIELEYTSSQNGQLTGTGETIRLSADQVLKAIGQTLDGAPEGLSLDGNKIAVTGAGRTSMSGVWAGGDCAAGGEDLTVTAVAEGRDAAMDIHATLVS; encoded by the coding sequence ATGGCACAGGGCCAGATGGCACCCGGCATCGTTGCTGGGCGGCTTTCCAGCGATGAGCTGACCTCGAATTTCACCGATCTGCATCCGCCACTGGCCCCGCATGAGGCCGCCGTTGCCGCTGATCGATGCTATTTCTGCTACGACGCACCATGCGTGACCGCGTGTCCGACGGATATCGATATTCCGCTGTTCATTCGCCAGATACAGGCGGGACAGCCACAATCGGCAGGGCGGACTATCCTGGAACAGAATATTCTGGGCGGTATGTGCGCTCGGGTCTGTCCAACCGAAACCCTTTGCGAAGAAGCCTGTGTGCGCGAAGCTGCAGAAGGCAAGCCGGTTGAGATCGGACGCCTGCAACGTTTTGCGACCGATGACATCATGGCCTCTGGCGCGCATCCGTTCGAAAGGGCGGCGCCTACGGGCAAGACTGTTGCTGTTGTTGGGGCAGGACCTGCCGGTTTGGCCTGCGCGCACCGTCTGGCCATGTTAGGCCATGACGTCGTGATCCACGAAAGCAAGCCCAAGCCGGGCGGCCTGAACGAATATGGGATCGCCGCTTACAAATCGACCAACGATTTTGCACAGGCCGAGGTGGACTGGCTGCTGAAAATCGGCGGGATTGCGATCGAGACCGGATCGGTGCTGGGTGACAGTATCTCGCTGGATGGTCTGCTTGAGAATTATGACGCCGTATTCCTGTCCATCGGCCTGGCTGGGGTGAACGCCCTGCGCGCAGGGGGTGTCGACAAGGATGGCGTGCGTGCCGCTGTTGATTTCATCTCGGACGTGCGGCAAGCCAGCGATCTTTCGCATCTACCTGTTGGGCGGAATGTCGTTGTCATCGGCGGCGGCATGACGGCTGTGGATGCTGCTGTGAAATCCAAGTTGCTGGGCGCGGAACACGTTACAATTGCCTACCGCCGCGGCCGCGACGCCATGGGGGCAAGCCGCTATGAGCAGGACCTTGCGGCCTCGCACGGCGTTCGGATTCTGACCAATGTGCAGCCGGTGGCCGTGCATGGAAACGGAACTGCTGCCGAGATCGAACTGGAATACACCTCCAGCCAGAACGGTCAGCTTACGGGCACCGGAGAGACGATTCGTTTGTCAGCAGATCAGGTGCTCAAAGCCATCGGTCAGACGCTGGATGGCGCACCCGAAGGGCTTTCGCTTGACGGCAATAAGATTGCTGTCACCGGGGCCGGGCGCACCTCAATGTCGGGTGTCTGGGCTGGTGGGGACTGTGCGGCAGGGGGCGAAGACCTGACCGTAACCGCAGTTGCCGAAGGCCGGGATGCGGCGATGGACATCCACGCGACGCTCGTTTCGTGA
- a CDS encoding methyltransferase domain-containing protein, with protein sequence MSQIEQAVAQHYTTGALTERVRAALEASGIDPDAATVADLKAGDEFHTGGVVATDNLFAQLSPTHATRVLDVGCGIGGTSRYIVDRYDSMVTGVDLTPEFVETATALSDLVGHSEKATFHVGSALDMPVPDAGFDLAVMMHVGMNIEDKAGLFAEVSRALATGGTFALFDVMGGDVDEPLAFPLPWSTLPETSFVHAPDVYKDAAEAAALELETETDRTDFAIQFFEDVFAKIAESGPAPLGIHLMMGETAPEKFQNYVTNLKAGRIRPTEMIFKKSG encoded by the coding sequence ATGTCCCAGATCGAACAAGCTGTTGCTCAACACTATACCACCGGTGCCCTGACCGAACGCGTCCGCGCGGCGCTTGAGGCCAGCGGTATTGACCCGGACGCGGCCACCGTTGCTGATCTAAAAGCAGGGGACGAGTTCCACACGGGCGGCGTTGTGGCAACCGACAACCTGTTTGCGCAACTGTCGCCGACCCATGCGACGCGTGTTCTGGATGTGGGATGCGGGATCGGGGGCACTTCGCGTTACATCGTGGATCGTTATGACTCGATGGTAACCGGGGTCGATCTGACACCCGAATTTGTGGAAACGGCCACCGCGTTGAGCGATCTGGTCGGGCATTCGGAAAAGGCCACTTTTCATGTGGGCAGTGCCTTGGACATGCCTGTGCCAGATGCGGGGTTTGACCTGGCTGTCATGATGCATGTGGGCATGAACATCGAAGACAAGGCCGGACTGTTTGCGGAAGTGTCGCGGGCGCTGGCCACGGGCGGAACCTTTGCCCTGTTCGATGTCATGGGCGGAGACGTCGATGAACCCCTGGCTTTCCCGCTTCCCTGGTCCACGTTGCCAGAGACGTCCTTCGTTCACGCACCGGATGTTTACAAAGACGCAGCAGAAGCGGCGGCGCTGGAACTTGAGACTGAAACCGACCGCACCGATTTCGCGATACAGTTCTTCGAAGATGTCTTTGCCAAGATCGCCGAGAGCGGCCCCGCGCCGCTGGGGATTCATCTGATGATGGGCGAGACGGCGCCCGAGAAATTCCAAAACTACGTCACAAACCTCAAGGCCGGGCGCATTCGCCCGACCGAAATGATATTCAAGAAATCCGGCTGA
- the preA gene encoding NAD-dependent dihydropyrimidine dehydrogenase subunit PreA: MADLTTNFLGISSPNPYWLASAPPTDKEYNVRRAFEAGWGGVVWKTLGSEGPPVVNVNGPRYGAIYGADRRLLGLNNIELITDRPLEVNLEEMARVKADYPDRALIASIMVPCEEAAWKAILPRVAETGADGIELNFGCPHGMSERGMGSAVGQVPEYIEMVTRWCKQYYDRPVIVKLTPNITDIRKPAAAARNGGADAVSLINTINSITSVNLDTFSPEPSIDGKGSHGGYCGPAVKPIALSMVSEIARAEATHGLPISGIGGVTTWRDAAEFISLGCGTVQVCTAAMTYGFKIIDELTAGLSEWMDEKGYSSIDEVIGRAVPNVTDWQYLNLNYIAKAKIDQDQCIKCGRCYAACEDTSHQAISMSEDRVFEVIDEECVACNLCVDVCPVEDCISMVPMAPGEVDPRTGKEVQPTYANWTTHPNNPMAKAAE; this comes from the coding sequence ATGGCCGATCTGACGACAAACTTTCTGGGCATTTCCAGCCCTAATCCCTACTGGCTGGCCTCTGCGCCGCCGACCGACAAGGAATACAACGTTCGCCGCGCCTTCGAGGCCGGATGGGGCGGTGTGGTTTGGAAAACGTTAGGGTCTGAGGGCCCTCCGGTCGTGAACGTGAACGGCCCGCGCTATGGCGCGATATACGGCGCGGATCGGCGGTTGCTTGGCCTGAACAACATCGAGTTGATCACAGACCGGCCACTGGAAGTGAACCTTGAAGAAATGGCGCGGGTCAAGGCCGATTACCCGGATCGCGCGCTGATCGCTTCGATCATGGTGCCGTGCGAGGAAGCGGCCTGGAAGGCCATCCTGCCACGCGTTGCCGAAACCGGCGCGGATGGGATCGAACTGAACTTTGGCTGCCCGCACGGTATGAGCGAGCGCGGCATGGGCTCGGCCGTTGGGCAGGTGCCGGAATACATCGAAATGGTGACGCGGTGGTGTAAGCAGTACTACGACCGCCCGGTCATCGTGAAGCTGACGCCCAACATCACCGATATCCGTAAACCTGCAGCTGCGGCAAGGAACGGTGGCGCGGACGCCGTGTCGCTGATCAACACGATCAACTCGATCACCAGCGTCAACCTGGATACGTTCAGCCCCGAACCCTCAATCGACGGCAAGGGCAGCCATGGTGGTTATTGTGGTCCCGCAGTGAAACCGATTGCCCTGTCGATGGTGTCCGAGATCGCACGGGCCGAGGCAACGCATGGTCTGCCGATTTCCGGTATTGGCGGCGTCACCACATGGCGCGACGCGGCCGAGTTCATCTCATTGGGTTGTGGCACGGTGCAGGTTTGTACCGCTGCGATGACCTATGGCTTCAAGATCATCGACGAATTGACCGCCGGTCTGTCCGAATGGATGGATGAAAAAGGATACAGCAGCATCGACGAAGTAATCGGTCGTGCCGTGCCCAACGTCACCGACTGGCAGTATCTGAACCTGAACTACATCGCCAAGGCTAAGATCGATCAGGACCAGTGCATCAAATGTGGTCGCTGTTATGCGGCGTGTGAAGACACCAGCCACCAGGCGATTTCGATGTCGGAGGACCGCGTTTTCGAGGTGATCGACGAGGAATGCGTGGCGTGCAACCTGTGCGTCGACGTGTGCCCGGTTGAAGACTGTATCTCGATGGTGCCGATGGCACCGGGTGAGGTGGATCCGCGCACAGGTAAAGAGGTGCAGCCGACCTATGCGAACTGGACGACGCATCCGAACAATCCGATGGCCAAGGCGGCCGAATGA